Proteins from a genomic interval of Odocoileus virginianus isolate 20LAN1187 ecotype Illinois unplaced genomic scaffold, Ovbor_1.2 Unplaced_Contig_20, whole genome shotgun sequence:
- the LOC110138029 gene encoding LOW QUALITY PROTEIN: olfactory receptor 52D1-like (The sequence of the model RefSeq protein was modified relative to this genomic sequence to represent the inferred CDS: deleted 1 base in 1 codon) translates to MPASNISEDRLPATLFLTGIPGLEWAHVWIAIPFCAMYLVALAGNATLILVIVTDSALHAPMYLFLGLLSLTDLALSSTTVPKTLAISWFQAGEISFDGCLAQMFSVHSIYALDSSVLLAMAFDRYVAICNPLRYTTILNHAVIGRIGLVGIFRSIAVVSPFIFLLRQLPYCQHHVMAHTYCEHMGIARLACANITVNIVYGLTVALLAVGLDSVLVAVSYGFILHAVFRLPSQDARHKALSTCGSHLGVILVFYIPAFFSFLTHRFGQHRVPRHVHIFLANLYVLVPPVLNPIIYGARTKEIRSRLPRLLHL, encoded by the exons ATGCCAGCATCCAACATCAGCGAAGACCGTCTCCCAGCCACTCTCTTCCTGACGGGCATCCCAGGGTTGGAGTGGGCTCACGTCTGGATTGCCATCCCCTTTTGTGCCATGTATCTGGTAGCACTGGCTGGGAACGCCACCCTCATCCTGGTCATAGTGACAGACAGTGCCCTTCATGCGCCCATGTACCTCTTCCTTGGCCTCCTCTCACTCACTGACCTGGCTCTCAGCTCCACCACTGTGCCCAAAACATTGGCTATTTCCTGGTTCCAAGCAGGTGAGATTTCCTTTGATGGGTGCCTGGCCCAGATGTTTTCTGTCCATTCTATTTATGCTCTAGATTCCTCGGTTCTTCTTGCCATGGCCTTTGATCGATACGTGGCTATCTGCAACCCACTGAGATACACAACCATCCTCAACCATGCTGTTATAGGTAGAATTGGCCTTGTGGGTATATTCAGG AGTATAGCTGTTGTCTCCCCCTTCATCTTCCTGTTGAGGCAACTGCCCTACTGTCAGCACCATGTCATGGCACACACATACTGTGAGCACATGGGCATTGCTCGACTGGCCTGTGCCAACATCACTGTCAATATAGTCTATGGGCTAACTGTGGCCCTTCTGGCTGTGGGTCTGGATTCCGTCCTCGTTGCCGTTTCCTATGGCTTTATTCTCCACGCTGTCTTTCGTCTTCCATCTCAAGATGCCAGGCACAAGGCTCTGAGTACCTGCGGCTCCCACCTTGGGGTCATCCTGGTCTTCTACAtccctgccttcttctccttcctcaccCACCGCTTTGGCCAACACCGAGTCCCCAGGCACGTGCACATCTTTCTGGCTAATCTCTATGTGCTGGTGCCTCCTGTGCTCAACCCCATCATCTATGGGGCTCGGACCAAGGAGATTCGGAGTCGACTTCCAAGACTGCTTCACTTGTGA
- the LOC110138027 gene encoding olfactory receptor 52D1, whose protein sequence is MPASNISDNHLPDILFLMGIPGLEWAHVWIAIPFCAMYLIALAGNATLILVIVTDSALRAPMYLFLGLLSLTDLALSSTTVPKMLAILWFQAGEISFAGCLAQMFCVHSIYALESSVLLAMAFDRYVAICHPLRYTTILNHAVIGRIGLVGILRSVAIVSPFIFLLRRLPYCQHHVMAHTYCEHMGIARLACANITVNIVYGLTVALLAMGLDSILISISYGFILHAVFHLPSRDAQYKALSTCGSHLGVILVFYIPAFFSFLTHRFGQHRVPRHVHIFLANLYVLVPPVLNPIIYGARTKEIRSRLPRLLHLGKISI, encoded by the coding sequence ATGCCAGCTTCCAACATCAGTGATAACCATCTCCCAGACATTCTCTTCCTGATGGGTATCCCAGGGCTGGAGTGGGCTCATGTCTGGATTGCCATCCCCTTTTGTGCCATGTATTTGATAGCACTGGCTGGGAACGCCACCCTCATCCTGGTCATAGTGACAGACAGTGCCCTTCGTGCGCCCATGTACCTCTTCCTTGGCCTCCTCTCACTCACTGACCTGGCTCTCAGCTCCACCACTGTGCCAAAAATGCTGGCCATTTTGTGGTTCCAAGCAGGTGAGATTTCCTTTGCTGGGTGCCTGGCCCAGATGTTTTGTGTCCATTCTATTTATGCTCTAGAGTCCTCGGTTCTTCTTGCCATGGCCTTTGATCGATATGTGGCTATCTGCCACCCATTGAGATACACAACCATCCTCAACCACGCTGTCATTGGCAGAATCGGCCTTGTTGGGATACTTCGTAGTGTGGCCATTGTCTCCCCCTTCATCTTCCTGTTGAGGCGACTGCCCTACTGTCAGCACCATGTCATGGCACACACATACTGTGAGCACATGGGCATTGCTCGACTGGCCTGTGCCAACATCACTGTCAATATAGTCTATGGGCTAACTGTGGCCCTTCTGGCCATGGGTCTGGATTCTATTCTCATTTCCATCTCCTATGGCTTCATCCTCCATGCTGTCTTTCACCTTCCATCCCGTGATGCCCAGTACAAGGCTCTGAGTACCTGCGGCTCCCACCTTGGGGTCATCCTGGTCTTCTACAtccctgccttcttctccttcctcaccCACCGCTTTGGCCAACACCGAGTCCCCAGGCACGTGCACATCTTTCTGGCTAATCTCTATGTGCTGGTGCCTCCTGTGCTCAACCCCATCATCTATGGGGCTAGGACCAAGGAGATTCGGAGTCGACTTCCAAGACTGCTTCACTTGGGGAAAATTTCAATATGA
- the LOC110138026 gene encoding ubiquilin-1-like: MSWAREEAGDSQLVSGREPPSHIIRVSVKTPQDSQEFMLAENSSICHFKKQISKRLHCDTDRLVLIFTGKILRDQDILSQRGILDGATVHLVVRSRGKGILPGPSTLPSPAGHCAHRPDPSTSESARMLARLGQLARTSPELADFFGQLAQLLMVVPESIGPSLEEPVVQGLASEKPANASYVPESSRPVPKPEPALKALENLQTPARQQELLQVDKRGLEALKAVPGGDNAMHPVCSDIQHLMLSTLAALVASKGHSPDSESGRGGISPHSCTHITTTAPTVSAPTRPLAQEVTAGAAAQARGVISNQANAVCRTGLSDLYSGQDLPSQESQQPIGRAIPASQLRPSASVLRRALHVLQQSPALLHQLATCSPLRHHMPLLPILTNPRALQALIQIDKGLQVLSREVPGLGPCLWCPGRLDGARGVSETRGRGQGHTADPGQPTLAVLQLLHALANACPQFTQSSSSSCPLAEDHYQQELEHLKAMGFANRDANLQALMATGGDIHAAIERLLGKPEA; the protein is encoded by the coding sequence ATGTCATGGGCTAGGGAAGAAGCAGGGGACAGTCAGCTGGTGTCTGGTCGGGAGCCACCATCACATATCATCAGAGTGTCTGTCAAGACCCCACAAGACAGCCAGGAATTCATGCTGGCAGAAAATAGCAGCATCTGCCACTTTAAGAAGCAGATCTCCAAACGCCTTCACTGTGATACTGACAGACTAGTGCTCATCTTCACTGGAAAGATCCTCCGGGATCAAGACATACTGAGCCAGCGAGGCATCCTTGATGGCGCCACGGTCCACCTGGTGGTGAGGAGCCGTGGGAAAGGCATTCTGCCCGGCCCCAGCACTCTGCCCAGCCCTGCTGGCCACTGCGCCCATCGTCCAGACCCATCCACCTCAGAGAGTGCTAGGATGCTAgccaggctgggccagctggcCCGGACCTCTCCTGAATTAGCTGACTTCTTTGGCCAGCTGGCTCAACTCCTCATGGTTGTGCCTGAGTCCATTGGGCCATCATTGGAAGAGCCTGTGGTTCAAGGTCTGGCAAGTGAGAAACCAGCCAATGCCAGCTATGTTCCTGAATCCTCAAGGCCAGTACCAAAACCTGAGCCAGCTCTTAAGGCTCTGGAAAACTTGCAGACCCCAGCCCGGCAACAGGAACTCCTGCAGGTGGACAAGCGGGGGCTGGAAGCCTTGAAGGCAGTGCCAGGTGGTGACAATGCTATGCATCCAGTCTGCTCTGACATCCAGCATCTCATGCTGTCCACTCTAGCCGCTCTGGTTGCCTCCAAAGGCCACAGCCCAGATTCAGAGTCTGGCAGAGGGGGCATCAGTCCTCACAGTTGTACTCACATCACCACCACAGCACCCACAGTCTCTGCACCTACCAGGCCATTGGCACAGGAAGTCACTGCAGGAGCAGCTGCTCAAGCCAGGGGTGTAATTTCAAACCAGGCCAATGCAGTTTGTAGGACTGGACTATCAGACTTATACTCAGGCCAGGATCTTCCCTCCCAGGAGAGCCAGCAGCCCATCGGGAGAGCCATTCCAGCAAGTCAGCTGAGACCATCAGCCTCTGTCTTGCGCAGAGCCTTACACGTCCTGCAGCAGAGTCCAGCTCTGCTACACCAGCTGGCAACATGCAGCCCCCTGCGACATCACATGCCACTCCTTCCCATTCTCACCAACCCCCGGGCACTGCAGGCATTGATCCAGATAGATAAGGGCCTGCAGGTACTGTCCAGGGAGGTACCTGGATTGGGACCGTGTTTATGGTGTCCAGGTAGACTAGATGGGGCCAGAGGAGTTTCTGAAACTAGGGGCAGAGGACAGGGTCACACAGCAGACCCTGGGCAGCCCACCCTGGCTGTTCTTCAGCTCCTCCACGCTCTGGCCAATGCCTGCCCTCAGTTTACCCAGTCCTCATCGTCCTCATGTCCCCTCGCTGAAGACCACTACCAGCAAGAACTGGAGCATCTGAAGGCCATGGGCTTTGCTAATCGCGATGCCAATCTTCAGGCCCTCATGGCCACAGGAGGAGACATTCACGCTGCCATTGAGAGGCTTCTGGGGAAACCGGAGGCCTAG